From a single Kitasatospora azatica KCTC 9699 genomic region:
- a CDS encoding alpha/beta fold hydrolase, translated as MTEGVGGGARRASLIGLSVGVVAAGAAAGVAIERLTLGRARRRAREELDAAAPFGSLRGRPRTVPAQDGTALYVEVDGPLPGTPAAAEGPRHGWFTRRPGGPGPVDRSAVPPLLAGRSAREPLAFTPVPAEQPPLTVVFCHGYCLNQDSFHFQRAALRGGLRLVFWDQRSHGRSERSRSYLAGKPASIDELGGDLKAVLDEVVPTGPIVLVGHSMGGMTVMALAEQHPELFRERVVGVALLGTTAGDWDSINLGLPPVGMKLWRRVGPGVLKLLGSQVGLVEATRRIGTDVSAVFYRRFSFGNGGRDVDPAVARFAEQLLDATPIDVVAEFYPVFSAHEKTAALAALTDLPVLVLAGTEDLLTPAAHSEAIARALPHAELALLPATGHLLMLERPDEVNHRLAALLARTGLPLPDPVRDLAERERPGENPVPGA; from the coding sequence GTGACCGAGGGCGTGGGCGGCGGAGCCCGTCGGGCCTCACTGATCGGCCTGTCGGTCGGCGTGGTCGCCGCCGGGGCCGCCGCCGGAGTGGCGATCGAGCGCCTCACCCTGGGCCGGGCCCGCCGCCGGGCCCGCGAGGAACTGGACGCCGCCGCCCCGTTCGGTTCCCTGCGCGGACGCCCGCGCACGGTGCCGGCCCAGGACGGGACCGCGCTGTACGTCGAGGTGGACGGTCCGCTGCCCGGCACCCCGGCCGCGGCCGAAGGCCCGCGGCACGGCTGGTTCACCCGCCGCCCGGGCGGCCCGGGCCCGGTGGACCGCAGCGCGGTGCCGCCGCTGCTGGCCGGGCGCAGCGCCCGCGAGCCGCTCGCCTTCACCCCCGTGCCCGCCGAGCAGCCGCCGCTGACCGTGGTCTTCTGCCACGGCTACTGCCTCAACCAGGACAGCTTCCACTTCCAGCGCGCCGCACTGCGCGGCGGACTGCGGCTGGTCTTCTGGGACCAGCGCAGCCACGGCCGCTCCGAGCGCTCCCGCTCCTACCTGGCCGGCAAGCCCGCCAGCATCGACGAACTGGGCGGCGACCTCAAGGCCGTGCTGGACGAGGTGGTGCCCACCGGACCGATCGTGCTGGTCGGGCACTCGATGGGCGGCATGACCGTGATGGCGCTGGCCGAACAGCACCCCGAGCTGTTCCGCGAGCGCGTGGTCGGGGTCGCGCTGCTCGGCACCACGGCGGGCGACTGGGATTCGATCAACCTCGGCCTGCCGCCGGTCGGCATGAAGCTCTGGCGCCGGGTCGGGCCCGGCGTGCTCAAACTGCTGGGCAGCCAGGTCGGCCTGGTGGAGGCCACCCGGCGGATCGGCACCGACGTCAGCGCCGTCTTCTACCGCAGGTTCTCCTTCGGCAACGGCGGCCGGGACGTCGACCCGGCGGTCGCCCGGTTCGCGGAGCAGCTGCTCGACGCCACCCCGATAGACGTGGTCGCCGAGTTCTACCCCGTCTTCAGCGCGCACGAGAAGACCGCCGCGCTGGCCGCCCTGACCGACCTGCCGGTCCTGGTGCTGGCCGGCACCGAGGACCTGCTCACCCCCGCCGCCCACAGCGAGGCGATCGCCCGCGCCCTGCCCCACGCCGAACTCGCGCTGCTCCCCGCCACCGGCCACCTGTTGATGCTGGAACGCCCCGACGAGGTCAACCACCGGCTCGCCGCGCTGCTCGCCCGCACCGGCCTCCCCCTCCCGGACCCGGTCCGCGACCTCGCGGAACGCGAACGCCCCGGGGAGAACCCGGTCCCCGGGGCGTGA
- a CDS encoding NAD(P)H-hydrate dehydratase: protein MRYAHTVEQVRAAEAELAGQPLMDRAVAGLAATCARLLSGRRGRVYGSRVLVLAGSGDNGGDALFTGAALARRGAAVTAVLLTPDRAHPAALAALRAMGSQVTTDQNVGLADFRRADLILDGIVGIGGQGGLRPAAEPYARAERTGLLVAVDLPSGVDADTGEVAGAALRADVTVTFGTYKPGLLIDPGAGYAGAVQLVPIGLRPPAAPVEALQHADLRALLPRPGAESDKYRRGVLGLLAGSERYPGAALLAVAGALHGGAGAVRYQGRPAEEVVRRHPEVLLTPGRVQAWVVGPGSGDDTPEALSDALASEQPVLVDADALTELARRGPAQLAGRTAPTLLTPHTGEAARLLGGEVTADQVAAARLRYARELARRYGAVVLLKGSSTVVARPDGAARVNPTGTSWLATAGSGDVLAGLTGALLAAGLPVFDAASAGAYLHGLAGRLAAAGAPITASQVAAALPLAWREIAGAAGGDERGGAGLGD, encoded by the coding sequence ATGCGCTATGCCCACACCGTGGAACAGGTCCGCGCCGCCGAAGCCGAGCTGGCCGGACAGCCCCTGATGGACCGTGCGGTGGCCGGCCTCGCCGCCACCTGCGCCCGACTGCTGAGCGGCCGTCGCGGCCGGGTCTACGGCAGCCGGGTGCTGGTGCTGGCCGGCAGCGGCGACAACGGCGGCGACGCGCTCTTCACCGGCGCCGCGCTGGCCCGCCGGGGCGCCGCCGTGACGGCGGTCCTGCTGACGCCCGACCGGGCGCACCCCGCCGCGCTGGCGGCCCTGCGGGCGATGGGCAGTCAGGTGACCACGGATCAGAACGTCGGACTGGCCGACTTCCGGCGCGCGGACCTGATCCTGGACGGGATCGTCGGCATCGGCGGCCAGGGCGGACTGCGGCCCGCCGCCGAGCCGTACGCCCGGGCCGAACGCACCGGCCTGCTGGTCGCGGTGGACCTGCCCAGCGGGGTGGACGCGGACACCGGCGAGGTGGCCGGGGCCGCGCTGCGCGCGGATGTCACGGTGACCTTCGGCACGTACAAGCCCGGGCTGCTGATCGACCCGGGCGCCGGATACGCGGGGGCGGTCCAGCTGGTGCCGATCGGCCTGCGGCCGCCGGCGGCGCCGGTCGAGGCGCTGCAGCACGCCGACCTCAGGGCCCTGCTGCCGCGCCCGGGCGCGGAGAGCGACAAGTACCGGCGCGGTGTGCTCGGGCTGCTGGCCGGCTCCGAGCGGTACCCGGGCGCCGCGCTGCTCGCGGTGGCGGGCGCGCTGCACGGCGGCGCGGGCGCGGTGCGCTACCAGGGACGGCCCGCCGAGGAGGTGGTGCGCCGCCACCCCGAGGTGCTGCTCACCCCGGGGCGGGTGCAGGCCTGGGTGGTCGGGCCCGGCAGCGGCGACGACACACCCGAGGCGCTCTCCGACGCACTGGCGAGCGAGCAGCCGGTGCTGGTCGACGCGGACGCGTTGACCGAACTGGCCCGGCGCGGGCCGGCCCAACTGGCCGGACGCACCGCGCCCACCCTGCTCACCCCGCACACCGGCGAGGCGGCCCGGCTGCTCGGCGGCGAGGTGACCGCCGACCAGGTGGCGGCCGCCCGGCTGCGGTACGCCCGCGAGCTGGCCCGCCGGTACGGCGCGGTGGTGCTGCTGAAGGGTTCCAGCACGGTGGTCGCCCGCCCGGACGGCGCCGCCCGGGTGAACCCCACCGGCACCTCCTGGCTGGCCACGGCGGGCAGCGGCGACGTGCTCGCAGGGCTCACCGGAGCGCTGCTGGCGGCCGGCCTGCCCGTCTTCGACGCCGCCTCGGCCGGCGCGTACCTGCACGGACTGGCGGGCCGCCTGGCCGCCGCCGGGGCGCCGATCACCGCGAGTCAGGTGGCCGCCGCGCTGCCCCTGGCCTGGCGGGAGATCGCCGGGGCAGCGGGGGGTGACGAGCGCGGCGGGGCCGGTCTGGGAGACTGA
- the rimI gene encoding ribosomal protein S18-alanine N-acetyltransferase has product MTSTAVSRTVLRPMRWWDIEPVMELELKLFPEDAWSRGMYWSELAEAHPDGTRHYTVATAEDGSIVGYAGLMAVGQESDVQTIAVDEGHQGQGLGALLLTDLVTESVRRGCEELLLEVRIDNIRAQRLYERFGFAPVGIRRGYYQPANVDALVMRLDHPTKTT; this is encoded by the coding sequence GTGACCAGCACTGCCGTGAGCCGCACGGTGCTGCGCCCGATGCGCTGGTGGGACATCGAACCGGTGATGGAGCTGGAGCTGAAGCTCTTCCCCGAGGACGCCTGGTCCCGGGGCATGTACTGGTCGGAGCTGGCCGAGGCGCACCCCGACGGCACCCGCCACTACACCGTGGCCACCGCCGAGGACGGCTCGATCGTCGGCTACGCCGGACTGATGGCCGTCGGCCAGGAGAGCGACGTGCAGACCATCGCCGTCGACGAGGGCCACCAGGGCCAGGGGCTCGGCGCGCTGCTGCTCACCGACCTGGTGACGGAGTCCGTCCGGCGCGGCTGCGAGGAGCTGCTGCTGGAGGTGCGGATCGACAACATCCGCGCCCAGCGGCTCTACGAGCGGTTCGGCTTCGCCCCGGTCGGCATCCGGCGCGGCTACTACCAGCCGGCCAACGTCGACGCGCTGGTGATGCGCCTCGACCACCCGACGAAGACCACCTGA
- the tsaD gene encoding tRNA (adenosine(37)-N6)-threonylcarbamoyltransferase complex transferase subunit TsaD translates to MADEPLVLGIETSCDETGVGIVRGTTLLADAVASSVNDHARFGGVVPEIASRAHLEAMVPTVQRALDTAGIKASDLDGIAVTAGPGLAGALLVGVSAAKAYAWALDKPLYGVNHLASHICVDQLEHGRLPEPTMALLVSGGHSSLLLTADITTDVRPLGATIDDAAGEAFDKVARVLGLGFPGGPVVDRMARTGDRKAIHFPRGLSGPKDPEYDFSFSGLKTAVARWVEAKRRAGEDVPVADVAASFQEAVTDVLTRKAIKACKDNDVDHLMIGGGVAANSRLRAMAEQRCERAGIRLRVPRPGLCTDNGAMVAALGAEMVWRDRAPSALDLSADSSLPVTEVSVPHNDVHGEAYRALDGQA, encoded by the coding sequence ATGGCTGACGAACCGCTCGTCCTGGGCATCGAGACCTCCTGCGACGAGACCGGCGTCGGCATCGTGCGCGGCACCACGTTGCTCGCCGACGCGGTGGCCTCCAGCGTCAACGACCACGCCCGGTTCGGCGGAGTGGTCCCCGAGATCGCCAGCCGGGCCCACCTGGAGGCGATGGTCCCGACCGTCCAGCGCGCGCTGGACACCGCCGGGATCAAGGCGAGCGACCTGGACGGCATCGCGGTCACCGCCGGCCCCGGCCTGGCCGGCGCGCTGCTGGTCGGGGTGAGCGCGGCCAAGGCCTACGCCTGGGCGCTGGACAAGCCGCTGTACGGGGTCAACCACCTCGCCTCGCACATCTGCGTGGACCAGCTGGAGCACGGGCGGCTGCCCGAGCCCACGATGGCCCTGCTGGTCTCCGGCGGCCACTCCTCGCTGCTGCTCACCGCCGACATCACCACCGACGTCCGCCCGCTCGGCGCCACCATCGACGACGCGGCCGGCGAGGCCTTCGACAAGGTGGCCCGGGTGCTCGGCCTCGGTTTCCCGGGTGGCCCGGTGGTGGACCGGATGGCCCGTACGGGTGACCGCAAGGCGATCCACTTCCCGCGCGGCCTGAGCGGCCCCAAGGACCCCGAGTACGACTTCTCCTTCTCCGGCCTGAAGACCGCGGTGGCCCGCTGGGTGGAGGCCAAGCGGCGGGCCGGCGAGGACGTGCCGGTGGCGGACGTCGCGGCCTCCTTTCAGGAGGCGGTCACCGATGTGCTGACCCGCAAGGCGATCAAGGCCTGCAAGGACAACGACGTCGACCACCTGATGATCGGCGGCGGGGTGGCGGCCAACTCCCGGCTGCGCGCGATGGCCGAGCAGCGCTGCGAGCGGGCCGGTATCCGGCTGCGGGTGCCGCGCCCGGGCCTGTGCACGGACAACGGCGCGATGGTGGCGGCGCTCGGCGCGGAGATGGTCTGGCGCGACCGGGCGCCCTCGGCCCTCGACCTCTCGGCCGACTCCTCGCTGCCGGTCACCGAGGTCTCCGTGCCGCACAACGACGTGCACGGCGAGGCCTACCGGGCGCTGGACGGGCAGGCGTGA
- the tsaB gene encoding tRNA (adenosine(37)-N6)-threonylcarbamoyltransferase complex dimerization subunit type 1 TsaB yields the protein MLLLAFDTATPAVTAAVHDGSAVLAQTYQVDARRHGELLLPAIGRVLAEAGVDKRELTALAVGVGPGPYTGLRVGLVTAAALGHALGLPVHGVCTLDAIAHQARAEGLTGPFTAATDARRKEVYWADYDAEGRRTAGPSVDRPGELTVRPVSVGAGALLYPEAFPGAHGPEHLSAGALADFAVTELAAGRELLPNAPLYLRRPDAQVPAGYKAVLPA from the coding sequence GTGCTGCTGCTCGCGTTCGACACCGCTACCCCTGCCGTCACCGCCGCCGTCCATGACGGGTCGGCCGTCCTGGCCCAGACCTACCAGGTCGATGCCCGGCGCCACGGCGAACTGCTGCTGCCCGCGATCGGCCGGGTGCTGGCCGAGGCGGGAGTCGACAAGCGGGAGCTGACGGCGCTCGCGGTGGGCGTCGGCCCGGGCCCGTACACCGGGCTGCGGGTCGGCCTGGTCACCGCCGCCGCGCTCGGCCACGCGCTCGGCCTGCCGGTGCACGGCGTCTGCACGCTGGACGCGATCGCCCACCAGGCCCGGGCCGAGGGGCTGACCGGCCCGTTCACGGCGGCCACCGACGCGCGCCGCAAGGAGGTCTACTGGGCCGACTACGACGCCGAAGGCCGTCGAACCGCCGGCCCGTCCGTGGACCGGCCCGGTGAGCTGACGGTCCGTCCGGTCTCGGTCGGCGCCGGCGCGCTGCTCTACCCCGAGGCCTTCCCCGGCGCGCACGGGCCCGAGCACCTGTCGGCGGGCGCGCTGGCCGACTTCGCGGTGACCGAGCTGGCCGCCGGCCGCGAGCTGTTGCCGAACGCCCCGCTCTACCTGCGCCGACCGGACGCCCAGGTGCCGGCTGGCTACAAGGCGGTGCTGCCCGCGTGA
- a CDS encoding polysaccharide deacetylase family protein: MKTNTRSRALACSAGAFALLAAVSGCSSSGAASSPGAPPQSSAPTAAGADAPSADASSAPSASAPAAAGQASAAAWAKWNLKALPPAPAAPADKPVKLTKTGTVPVIDHIQTADKVVFVTIDDGAEKDPKFVQMLTDLKVPITMFLTKDIVKNDYGYFKPLQALGNSIQNHTVTHPVMSKLTPDKQKSEVCDDQAALTQQYGTAPYLFRPPFGDGAHTPSLNNAVQQCGPRAIVLWKESMQIHDMQYQGAKTLQPGDIILAHFRGPSELKGETMTEMFGELLSRIQEQGYAVARLDDYIQAAG, from the coding sequence GTGAAGACGAACACCAGGAGCCGGGCCCTCGCCTGCTCGGCGGGCGCCTTCGCGCTGCTCGCGGCGGTCAGCGGCTGCTCCAGCAGCGGGGCCGCCAGTTCCCCCGGTGCACCCCCGCAGAGCAGCGCGCCGACGGCAGCCGGGGCCGACGCCCCGTCAGCGGACGCCTCGTCTGCTCCGTCGGCCTCCGCGCCCGCGGCCGCCGGCCAGGCCTCGGCGGCGGCCTGGGCCAAGTGGAACCTCAAGGCGCTGCCGCCGGCCCCGGCGGCCCCGGCCGACAAGCCGGTCAAGCTCACCAAGACCGGTACCGTCCCGGTGATCGACCACATCCAGACCGCCGACAAGGTCGTCTTCGTCACCATCGACGACGGTGCCGAGAAGGACCCCAAGTTCGTCCAGATGCTGACCGACCTCAAGGTCCCGATCACGATGTTCCTGACCAAGGACATCGTCAAGAACGACTACGGCTACTTCAAGCCGCTGCAGGCGCTGGGCAACTCGATCCAGAACCACACCGTGACCCACCCGGTGATGAGCAAGCTGACGCCGGACAAGCAGAAGAGCGAGGTCTGCGACGACCAGGCGGCGCTCACCCAGCAGTACGGCACCGCCCCGTACCTCTTCCGGCCGCCGTTCGGCGACGGCGCGCACACCCCGTCGCTCAACAACGCGGTGCAGCAGTGCGGTCCGCGCGCGATCGTGCTGTGGAAGGAGAGCATGCAGATCCACGACATGCAGTACCAGGGCGCCAAGACGCTGCAGCCCGGCGACATCATCCTGGCCCACTTCCGCGGTCCGAGTGAGCTCAAGGGCGAGACCATGACCGAGATGTTCGGCGAGCTGCTCAGCCGGATCCAGGAGCAGGGCTACGCGGTGGCCCGGCTGGACGACTACATCCAGGCTGCCGGCTGA
- the glmS gene encoding glutamine--fructose-6-phosphate transaminase (isomerizing), whose protein sequence is MCGIVGYVGSQSALDVVIAGLQRLEYRGYDSAGVAIQSADPSGQWGLATDKRAGKLVNLEKSLAETPLPGGTTGIGHTRWATHGGPTDANAHPHLDDHRKVAVVHNGIIENFAQLRAELADRGHTLRSETDTEVVAHLLAEAFAGDLAEAMRTVCRQLDGAFTLVAVHADAPGVVVGARRNSPLVVGRGEGENFLASDVAAFIAHTREAIELGQDQVVELRADAVTVTDFHGATAEVREYHVDWDASAAEKGGYDYFMLKEIAEQPKAVADTLLGRIGTDGRLTLDEVRIPDSVLREVDKVVIVACGTAFHAGMIAKYAIEHWTRIPCEVEVASEFRYRDPILDDRTLVIAISQSGETMDTLMALRHAREQGAKVLAICNTNGSTIPRESDAVLYTHAGPEVAVASTKAFLTQLVACYLVALYLGQVRGTKWGDEIWAVIKELSDAPKQVEQVLRTMEPVRELARSLADARSVLFLGRHVGFPVALEGALKLKELAYMHAEGFAAGELKHGPIALIEEGLPVVVVVPSPRGRSILHDKIVSNIQEIRARGARTIVIAEEGDEAVVPYADHLIRIPVTPTLLQPLVSTVPLQVFACELATAKGHEVDQPRNLAKSVTVE, encoded by the coding sequence ATGTGCGGAATTGTTGGATATGTGGGCTCTCAGAGCGCACTTGACGTAGTCATCGCGGGCCTTCAGCGCCTTGAGTACCGAGGGTACGACTCGGCAGGCGTGGCCATTCAGTCGGCGGACCCCTCAGGGCAGTGGGGCCTCGCCACCGACAAGCGGGCCGGAAAGCTCGTGAACCTGGAGAAGTCGCTCGCCGAGACCCCTCTTCCCGGCGGCACCACCGGCATCGGTCACACCCGTTGGGCCACCCACGGCGGACCGACCGACGCCAACGCCCACCCCCATCTGGACGACCACCGCAAGGTCGCGGTGGTCCACAACGGCATCATCGAGAACTTCGCCCAGCTCCGCGCCGAGCTGGCCGACCGCGGCCACACGCTGCGCTCGGAGACCGACACCGAGGTGGTCGCGCACCTGCTCGCCGAGGCCTTCGCGGGCGACCTGGCCGAGGCCATGCGCACCGTCTGCCGGCAGTTGGACGGCGCCTTCACCCTGGTCGCGGTGCACGCCGACGCGCCCGGCGTGGTGGTCGGCGCGCGGCGCAACTCGCCGCTGGTGGTCGGGCGCGGCGAGGGCGAGAACTTCCTCGCCTCGGACGTGGCCGCCTTCATCGCGCACACCCGTGAGGCGATCGAGCTGGGCCAGGACCAGGTGGTCGAACTGCGGGCCGACGCGGTCACCGTGACGGACTTCCACGGCGCCACCGCCGAGGTCCGCGAGTACCACGTGGACTGGGACGCCTCGGCCGCCGAGAAGGGCGGCTACGACTACTTCATGCTCAAGGAGATCGCCGAGCAGCCGAAGGCGGTCGCCGACACCCTGCTCGGCCGGATCGGCACCGACGGGCGGCTCACCCTGGACGAGGTGCGGATCCCCGACTCGGTGCTGCGCGAGGTCGACAAGGTGGTCATCGTCGCCTGCGGCACCGCCTTCCACGCCGGGATGATCGCCAAGTACGCGATCGAGCACTGGACCCGGATCCCGTGCGAGGTCGAGGTCGCCTCGGAGTTCCGCTACCGGGACCCGATCCTGGACGACCGCACGCTGGTGATCGCGATCTCGCAGTCCGGCGAGACCATGGACACCCTGATGGCGCTGCGGCACGCCCGCGAGCAGGGGGCCAAGGTGCTGGCGATCTGCAACACCAACGGCTCCACCATCCCGCGCGAGTCGGACGCGGTGCTCTACACCCACGCCGGTCCCGAGGTGGCGGTGGCCTCCACCAAGGCCTTCCTCACCCAGCTGGTCGCCTGCTACCTGGTCGCGCTCTACCTCGGCCAGGTGCGCGGCACCAAGTGGGGCGACGAGATCTGGGCCGTGATCAAGGAGCTCTCCGACGCGCCGAAGCAGGTCGAGCAGGTGCTGCGGACCATGGAGCCGGTGCGCGAGCTGGCCCGGTCGCTGGCGGACGCCCGCTCGGTGCTCTTCCTCGGCCGGCACGTCGGGTTCCCGGTGGCGCTGGAGGGTGCGCTCAAGCTCAAGGAGCTGGCGTACATGCACGCCGAGGGCTTCGCGGCGGGCGAGCTGAAGCACGGTCCGATCGCGCTGATCGAAGAGGGGCTGCCGGTGGTGGTGGTCGTCCCGTCGCCGCGCGGGCGGTCGATCCTGCACGACAAGATCGTCTCCAACATCCAGGAGATCCGGGCGCGCGGTGCGCGCACCATCGTGATCGCCGAGGAGGGGGACGAGGCGGTGGTGCCGTACGCCGACCACCTGATCCGGATCCCGGTCACGCCGACGCTGCTGCAGCCGCTGGTCTCCACGGTGCCGCTGCAGGTCTTCGCCTGCGAGCTGGCCACCGCCAAGGGACACGAGGTGGACCAGCCGCGCAACCTGGCGAAGTCCGTGACGGTGGAGTAG
- the alr gene encoding alanine racemase: MTTAKTTGTAMLAEGLRAEATIDLAALRANLASLRERAPGAALMAVVKADAYGHGALPCALEALAAGVGWLGTATPEEALALRAAGIAPEQARILCWLWTPGGPWAQALRAAVDISISGQWALDELLAAVRATGIPARVHLKADTGLGRNGCQPRDWPDLVDAALRAQAAGQLTVVGLWSHFAAADEPGHPSIQAQQDAFATALAYAERAGVRPEVRHLANSPATLLLPQAHYDLVRTGLAMYGLSPVPEVGAPADFGLRPVMSLSARLAMVKHVPGGHGVSYGHHYVTPGETTLGLVPVGYADGIPRHASGTGPVQIAGKWRTVAGRVAMDQFVVDLGGDTPPVGEEVLLFGSGERGEPTAEDWGRACGTISYEIVTRIGGRVPRRYVGGSHR, from the coding sequence ATGACAACTGCGAAGACGACCGGGACCGCCATGCTCGCCGAGGGACTCCGCGCCGAGGCGACCATCGACCTGGCCGCGCTCCGCGCCAACCTCGCGTCGCTGCGCGAGCGCGCGCCGGGCGCCGCCCTGATGGCCGTGGTGAAGGCCGACGCCTACGGGCACGGCGCGCTGCCCTGCGCCCTGGAGGCACTGGCCGCCGGCGTGGGCTGGCTCGGCACCGCCACCCCCGAGGAGGCGCTCGCGCTGCGGGCCGCCGGGATCGCGCCCGAGCAGGCCCGGATCCTGTGCTGGCTGTGGACCCCGGGCGGCCCCTGGGCCCAGGCGCTGCGGGCCGCCGTCGACATCTCGATCAGCGGCCAGTGGGCGCTGGACGAGCTGCTCGCCGCCGTCCGCGCCACCGGCATCCCGGCCCGGGTGCACCTCAAGGCCGACACCGGCCTGGGCCGCAACGGCTGCCAGCCGCGCGACTGGCCCGACCTGGTGGACGCCGCGCTGCGCGCCCAGGCCGCCGGGCAGCTCACCGTGGTCGGCCTCTGGTCGCACTTCGCCGCCGCCGACGAACCCGGCCACCCGTCGATCCAGGCCCAGCAGGACGCCTTCGCCACCGCCCTGGCCTACGCCGAGCGGGCCGGGGTGCGCCCCGAGGTGCGGCACCTGGCCAACTCGCCGGCCACCCTGCTGCTCCCGCAGGCCCACTACGACCTGGTCCGCACCGGGCTGGCGATGTACGGGCTGTCGCCGGTGCCCGAGGTCGGCGCGCCCGCCGACTTCGGACTGCGCCCGGTGATGTCGCTCAGTGCCCGCCTCGCCATGGTCAAGCACGTCCCCGGCGGACACGGCGTCAGCTACGGCCACCACTACGTCACCCCCGGCGAGACCACCCTCGGCCTGGTCCCGGTCGGGTACGCCGACGGCATCCCGCGACACGCCAGCGGCACCGGCCCGGTGCAGATCGCCGGCAAGTGGCGCACCGTCGCCGGCCGGGTCGCGATGGACCAGTTCGTGGTGGACCTGGGCGGCGACACGCCACCGGTCGGCGAGGAGGTGCTGCTCTTCGGCAGCGGCGAGCGCGGCGAGCCGACCGCCGAGGACTGGGGCCGGGCCTGCGGCACCATCTCGTACGAGATCGTCACCCGGATCGGCGGCCGGGTCCCGCGCCGCTACGTGGGCGGGAGCCACAGGTGA
- a CDS encoding holo-ACP synthase, producing MIIGVGIDVAAIDRFAASVERTPAMLERLFTPAELLLPSGQQRSAASLAARFAAKEALAKALGAPIGLEWHDAEVRSEPSGRPTLHVRGTVAARAAELGVRSWHLSLSHDAGVASAVVIAEG from the coding sequence GTGATCATTGGAGTGGGCATCGACGTCGCCGCCATCGACCGCTTCGCCGCCTCGGTGGAGCGGACACCGGCGATGCTGGAGCGGCTCTTCACCCCGGCCGAGCTGCTGCTGCCCTCGGGGCAGCAGCGCTCGGCCGCGTCCCTGGCGGCCCGGTTCGCCGCCAAGGAGGCGCTGGCCAAGGCCCTGGGCGCGCCGATCGGGCTGGAGTGGCACGACGCGGAGGTCCGCAGCGAGCCGTCGGGCCGGCCGACCTTGCACGTACGCGGCACGGTGGCGGCCCGGGCGGCGGAACTGGGTGTGCGCAGCTGGCACCTGTCGCTCAGTCACGACGCGGGCGTGGCCTCCGCGGTGGTCATCGCGGAGGGCTGA
- the tsaE gene encoding tRNA (adenosine(37)-N6)-threonylcarbamoyltransferase complex ATPase subunit type 1 TsaE, with the protein MGTHTTLTVGSPELMSGLGRRLAALLRAGDLVLLSGELGAGKTTLTRGLGAGLGVRGAVTSPTFVIARVHPSLVGGPALVHVDAYRLGGGLDEMEDLDLDVSLPESVVVVEWGEGKVEGLSENRLEVRIERALGGAAEEDPDQEDADADPRRVTVTGLGPRWDGADLAVLEG; encoded by the coding sequence ATGGGCACGCACACCACACTCACCGTCGGCTCGCCGGAGCTGATGTCCGGGCTCGGGCGGCGGCTGGCCGCGCTGCTGCGGGCCGGGGACCTCGTGCTGCTCTCGGGGGAGCTGGGGGCCGGGAAGACCACGCTGACCCGGGGGCTGGGCGCGGGGCTCGGGGTGCGGGGGGCGGTGACCTCGCCGACCTTCGTGATCGCCCGGGTGCACCCGTCGCTGGTCGGCGGCCCGGCGCTGGTGCATGTGGACGCCTACCGGCTCGGCGGCGGGTTGGACGAGATGGAGGACCTCGACCTGGACGTCTCGCTGCCGGAGTCGGTGGTGGTGGTCGAGTGGGGCGAGGGCAAGGTCGAGGGGTTGTCGGAGAACCGCCTGGAGGTGCGGATCGAGCGGGCGCTCGGTGGCGCGGCCGAGGAGGATCCGGACCAGGAGGACGCGGACGCGGATCCGCGGCGGGTCACCGTGACCGGTCTGGGCCCGCGCTGGGACGGCGCGGACCTGGCGGTCCTGGAGGGCTGA